ATGTCCCAACTCATCGTATTGACGCTGTAAATCTTCAATAATTTGGCGAGTTTGCTCAATAGTCTTTACAGGTTCAGCCTTTAGGTAAACGTGCACTTCGGGTTGAGAATCCATTTCATAAAAATCGTGCAAATCATCCATCGTAATTGGGCGTATAATCAATCGCTCCGTCTCTAACGTTGGTAAATATTTCATGTTGCGTATTTATTTGGACTAAGATATTAATTTTTTTTGGGCGTTCCCTTCGGGCGGGCTTTTCGTTCCAATCTTTGCTATTCAGCAAAGGATTTCCACTGCAATCCCTAACGCGGTTTTTAATTTTATTCTAAGTCTTGTCTTTCTGAGTTTGTCGAAAAATCTTTCCAATATAAAAGCCTCGCATTTGCGAGGCTTTTATCTATATTCTCAATACTAAAATCTAGTATCTAAAATTTTTTTTATCCAACGATGTTGATAATTTTTCCAGGAACAATAATAATGTTCTTTGGAGTACGATCTCCCAATTGTTTGATGGTACGTTCGTCTTTCATGACAATTTCCTGAATTTCATCTTTTGATAAGGTTAAAGGCAATTCTAACAAGAATTTCATTTTACCATTAAATGAAACTGGATATTCTTTTGCATCTGCAACCAACCATTTCTCTTCAAAAATAGGGAAGTCAGCTTTTGCGACAGAAGTTTCGTGACCTAATTTAGACCATAATTCTTCTGCAATATGTGGTGCATAAGGCGAAATAATAATTGCTAAAGGCTCTAAAATTGCGCGTTTATTTGATTTTAATTTTCCTAATTCGTTCACTGCAATCATAAAGGTAGAAACCGATGTATTGAACGAGAAATTATTCACATCTTCGTCTACTTTTTTGATTGATTGATGAAGAACTTTCATTTCTTCTTTTGTTGGTTCGTCATCAGAAACGAAGAAACTCTCGTTTTCGCCATTATGGTACAATTTCCATAATTTTTTAAGGAATGAAGAAACACCAGAGATACCTTGTGTATTCCATGGTTTAGTTTGTTCTAACGGACCTAAAAACATTTCATACAAACGTAGCGCATCAGCACCATATTCGTCACAAATAGTATCTGGAGAAATTACATTAAACTTAGATTTTGACATTTTTTCAACTTCACGACCTGTGATGTATTTTTCGTCTTCTAAAATAAATTCAGCGTTTACAAAATCTTCTCGCCACGCTTTGAATTTTTCTGTATCTAATTCATCCCCTCCATCTTTCAACATATTTACGTCAACATGGATTGGAGTGGTTTCGTGTTGATCTTTTAAACCTTTCGAAACAAATGTATTTGTTCCATTGATACGGTAAGCAAACGCACTCATCCCCAAAATCATTCCTTGGTTGATTAATTTCGCTGCATATTCTTCCGTTGGAGCAAATCCTTTGTCAAATAAGAATTTTTGCCAAAAACGAGAATACAATAAGTGTCCAGTTGCGTGTTCAGAACCTCCCATGTACAGATCTACATTTTGCCAATAATCAACGGCTTGTTTTGATACAAATTCGTTATCATTCTTAGCATCCATGTAACGTAACCAATACCAAGAAGAACCTGCCCAACCAGGCATTGTATTCAATTCGATAGGGAAAATAGTTTCGTTGTTGATTAAACTATTGTCCACTACTTCGTTTGTAGTTGTGTTAAATGCCCATTTTGTTGCACGTCCTAATGGTGGTTCACCTTCTGCAGTTGGCAAATATTCGTCCACTTCTGGTAAAATTATTGGTAAGGCTTCTGTAGGAATCGTGTAAGGCATTCCGTCTTTGAAATAAACAGGAACTGGTTCTCCCCAATAGCGTTGGCGAGAGAAAACAGCTTCACGTAAACGGAAGTTTGTTTTTCCTTTTCCAAATCCGTTTTCTTCTAAGGCTTCAATTGCTTTTTCAACAGCTTGTTGATAACCTAATCCATTTAAGAAATCAGAATCTTGTAATTCGAATCCACCTTTTTCTGTAAAAGCAGCTTCAGAAATATTTTGTCCTTTGAAAATATTAATAATAGGTAAATTGAAATGATTTGCAAAAGAAAAATCTCGTTCGTCACCAGAAGGAACTGCCATTACAGCACCTGTTCCATACGATGCTAATACATAATCACCAATCCATATAGGAACTTGTTTTCCTGTAAATGGATGTATAGCAAAAGCTCCCGTAAATTCACCAGTAATATGTTTAGCATCAGCTAAACGATCACGTTCCGAACGTTTAGACGTATAATCTACATAGGCATCAACTTTTGCTTTGAATTCAGCAGTTGTAATTTGTGAAACCAAAGGATGTTCTGGTGCTAATGTAAGATAAGAAACCCCAAAAACAGTATCAGGACGAGTTGTGAAAACTTCAATTTTATCATCATGACCTTCAATTCCGAAGAAAATCGACGCTCCTTTAGATTTACCAATCCAATTGCGTTGAGAATCTTTGATTGGTTCTGGCCAATCAATTTTATCTAAATCCGTTAATAAACGATCTGCGTAAGCCGTGATACGCATCATCCATTGTGTCATTTTTTTACGCACAACAGGAAATCCACCACGTTCTGATAAACCATTTATTACTTCATCGTTCGCTAAAACAGTTCCTAAATCTGGACACCAGTTTACCTCGGCTTCTGCTAAGAATGTTAAACGATATTTTAATAAAATAGCTTGTTGTTCTTTTTCAGAAAATGCATTCCATTGTTCTGCTGTAAAGCGTTCTGTATCTTCATCACTTACAGCATTCACCGTTGTGTTTCCTTTAGTTTTGAATGTTTCAATTAACGATGAAATGGGTTCTGCTTTATTTGTTGAAAGATCATAATATGAATCAAATAATTGATTAAAAATCCATTGTGTCCATTTATAATATTCAGGTTCTGAAGTTCTAATTTCACGATCCCAATCGTATCCTAAACCAATTTTTTTCATTTGGTTTTCGTATCCTGCAATTACATTTCCTTGTTTATCAACACCACCTTCGATATTCATTTTTGTTGTAACAGCTGGATGTTGACCTGTTTGTATCGCATATTGTTCTGCAGGCAAACCGAAAGAATCGTAACCCATAGGGTGTAAAACGTTGAATCCTTTTAATTTTTTGTATCGGGAATAAATATCAGATGCAATGTATCCAAGTGGATGACCAACGTGTAAGCCAGCACCAGACGGATAAGGAAACATGTCTAATACATAAAATTTAGGTTTTTCTGATTGATTATCAGATTTGAACGTCTTGTCTTCAATCCAAAACTTTTGCCATTTTGGTTCGATTTCATTCGGATTATATTGCATTATTGGAAGTTATATTAAAATTAAATTAGTGCAAATTTACATTTTTTATGTATCTTTTGAGATAGAAAGACGATATTTGTAACTTAATAATCAACACCTAAACCAAACCAATGAAAAAAGAATTGATATTTTACTATATCGGTATACTTGTATTTTTTTCTATTCTAATTTTTTCTATTCGACATATTGTAAATACGACACGTGTTTTTGTGGGCTATGAAGATGGTTTTAATCCAATTCATATTAAATGGAACTTAGATCCAAGAGATTCTACTTTGCGTGTAAAAG
This portion of the Empedobacter stercoris genome encodes:
- the leuS gene encoding leucine--tRNA ligase translates to MQYNPNEIEPKWQKFWIEDKTFKSDNQSEKPKFYVLDMFPYPSGAGLHVGHPLGYIASDIYSRYKKLKGFNVLHPMGYDSFGLPAEQYAIQTGQHPAVTTKMNIEGGVDKQGNVIAGYENQMKKIGLGYDWDREIRTSEPEYYKWTQWIFNQLFDSYYDLSTNKAEPISSLIETFKTKGNTTVNAVSDEDTERFTAEQWNAFSEKEQQAILLKYRLTFLAEAEVNWCPDLGTVLANDEVINGLSERGGFPVVRKKMTQWMMRITAYADRLLTDLDKIDWPEPIKDSQRNWIGKSKGASIFFGIEGHDDKIEVFTTRPDTVFGVSYLTLAPEHPLVSQITTAEFKAKVDAYVDYTSKRSERDRLADAKHITGEFTGAFAIHPFTGKQVPIWIGDYVLASYGTGAVMAVPSGDERDFSFANHFNLPIINIFKGQNISEAAFTEKGGFELQDSDFLNGLGYQQAVEKAIEALEENGFGKGKTNFRLREAVFSRQRYWGEPVPVYFKDGMPYTIPTEALPIILPEVDEYLPTAEGEPPLGRATKWAFNTTTNEVVDNSLINNETIFPIELNTMPGWAGSSWYWLRYMDAKNDNEFVSKQAVDYWQNVDLYMGGSEHATGHLLYSRFWQKFLFDKGFAPTEEYAAKLINQGMILGMSAFAYRINGTNTFVSKGLKDQHETTPIHVDVNMLKDGGDELDTEKFKAWREDFVNAEFILEDEKYITGREVEKMSKSKFNVISPDTICDEYGADALRLYEMFLGPLEQTKPWNTQGISGVSSFLKKLWKLYHNGENESFFVSDDEPTKEEMKVLHQSIKKVDEDVNNFSFNTSVSTFMIAVNELGKLKSNKRAILEPLAIIISPYAPHIAEELWSKLGHETSVAKADFPIFEEKWLVADAKEYPVSFNGKMKFLLELPLTLSKDEIQEIVMKDERTIKQLGDRTPKNIIIVPGKIINIVG